In Lentibacillus sp. JNUCC-1, the genomic window TCGATGGCTACGATGGATGGTTCATTCAGGACAATACCTTTTGTTTTTGTGTAAATCAATATATTTGCGGTACCAAGGTCAATTCCAATTTCAGCATTTGAAAACATGTGTATATTCCTCCAGAAGTGCATTTTATCGTATTGCGTATTTATGCGTATTTTTTTAGATTCAATGTGACGTACAGGAAATTCGACATAAAAAACGCCACTACTTTGTTATTATATACTACTTTTCCCTAAAATAGCGCACTTTATGGGTCGGAATCAAGTAACATTTTCATTACAAAATGTCGAATGGTGTAATATACTATATAGGAAGTGTTCGATTAGGGGGAAGAGGCTTATGTTATTAAGTATACGGGTGTACTTATATGCGGGATGGCTCGTGTTAACGAGCTGGTTTAAATTACCAAAGGCTAGGCAGCTTTATCAGAAAAATGGCCTATATGCTGAAGAAATATTTGAGACGCCAAAAGCAATCTCACGGAAAGTCCTTGCTAAAACTGGGACTCGCGTTGAAGTTTCAGGGGTGTCTGGTATTCCGGAAGGTCCTGTTTTGTTTGTAGCAAATCATCAAGGGCTGTTTGATATTTTGGCATTTCTTGGATTTCTCGACAGGCCTGTTGGTTTTATCGCTAAACAAGAGATCAAACGGCTGCCGGTTATTCCTCAATGGATGGATTTGATTCATTGTGTCTTTATCAATCGTAAAGATACGCGGCAGTCTGTTAAAGCAATCCAACAAGGCACTGCCAATTTAAAAGAAGGGCATTCCATGGTTGTTTTTCCTGAAGGGACCCGAAGCAGGAGTCATCGGTTGAACGACTTCAAGCCAGGCAGTTTACGTTTGGCGGTAAAGGCGGGGTGCCCATTGTGCCTGTTGCAATAGATGGAACTTATCAGATGCTCGAAGCGGGAAATGGACGTGTGCAAGCCTCTCACATACACATAGAAGTCAAAGAAGCAGTCTTGCCCGAGGATTATCAGGGACTCAACACCAGCCAACTTGCGAAAAGAATCCAGGATTCCATTGAAGAAACATTGGCACATCATGCTCATCCAACACAAGAAACACCTCCTGCTGTTCAGGTGCCGTAACATAGGACATGGCGTTTGCTACAGATGGTTAAGTTCTGTAATATGAGGTCATGAACACAAATCTGTATTCAACATAAATTGAATAACGGACATAATAGGATCGTGGAGGTGGTGTAATGGTTCAGGGTATCGCAAACTGGAGTACAGAACAAAGCAGAGAGTGGCTGCAAAGCTATGTGGATGACTGGGTGTCTTTCTACAGAAAACATACAGGGGAAGGCAGCGTGGCAGAATATATCCCACAGCTCGCCACAGCCGATCCAGATGCCCTAGGAATTACAATTATAGGAAGAAACGGGATCAAAGTCAGTTCTGGAGATGTGGATCTTCCATTCACCATTCAAAGTATATCTAAAGTAATTAGCTTTATTGTTGCATGTATGGACCGGGGTGTTTCTTATATGCTGGACCGAGTGGATGTCGAACCGACGGGTGAAGCGTTTAATTCCATTATGCACCTTGAAATGAAACAAGTCCGCAAGCCGCTTAACCCTTTTGTGAACGCCGGTGCCATTACGGTTACTTCCACTTTGGAAGGCAAAACGTCTGATGAAAAAATGGAATCCATTTTCGCTTTACTTGAAAAATTGCTCGGTTACCGCCCTGCTCTTAATATCGACGTGTATGAATCTGAACGTGACTCGTCAATGCGCAACAGAGCGATTGGCTATTATTTGCTTGAAACCGGTTTTCTGGAGTCGGATATGAATACGACGCTTGAGACCTATTTCAAGCAATGCTCCATTGAAATCACTGTACAAGATCTGGCACGAATTGGTCTGATTCTTGCCAACGATGGTGAAGATGTTGAAACCAATGAAGAAATCATCCCGAGACCAATCGCACGGATTACAAAAGCCCTTATGCTGACTTGCGGCATGTATGATGCTTCCGGAAAATTCGCCACATATGTCGGGATTCCGGCTAAAAGTGGTGTCTCAGGCGGTATTATCGGCGCTGTGCCACCGCGTGTGCGTGAGGAAGTTCTGCCGTTTATGGAAGGATGCGGCATCGGTGTTTATGGACCAGCACTTGATGACAACGGCAACAGTGTCTCAGGCATCAGACTGTTAAGGCATATCGCCAGTCAGTGGGATTTGAGTATATTTTAAGATATTAGGGAGGGGAAAAGATGTGTGGACGATATACACTACTGGCCGAAGAACGTGATATCCAGGAAACTTTTGGATTGTCAGACGGCATTTCCGAGTATGAACCGAGCTATAACGTCGCTCCAGGCCAGAATGTGTTATCGATTATTCACGATGGCAAAGAAAAACGAGGCGGCTATATGCGGTGGGGACTCGTGCCTTCATGGGCCAAAGATCCAAAAATCGGCTATAAGATGATCAATGCCAGGAGTGAATCAGCTCATGAGAAACCGAGTTTTAAATCCTTAATGGCACGAAAACGCTGCTTGATCATTGCTGACAGTTTTTACGAATGGCAAGCATCACAGGATGGCAAACAGCCTAAACGCATTCAGACCGAGGATGGATCTTTGTTTGCTTTCGCCGGCTTGTGGGATAAATGGCAGCAAGGCGATGAAGTGTTGTTTACGTGCACCATTTTGACGCGTGATGCCAATACGTTCATGCAAGATATTCACCATCGCATGCCGATTATTTTGCCAAAAGGGAAAGAAGCAGACTGGATCGCTCCAACCGTATATCGGCCTGAAGAAGCTCAAGCATTTTTGACGTCACTCACAAGCGTTCCCCTGAAAGCCCATAATGTCAGTACATACGTCAACTCAGCCAAACACAACGATCCCGAGTGCATCACACCACTCACATCAAATTAACAAACCGCAGCTTACTTGGTGTAAAATAGGGGTAATAATATTAGACAAATGGGTTTCTGGGGGAAACATCAATAAATGTACTAAGAGTATCATGATTCCTGTTGCGCGAAGTCGCTTCAATTACTTTACGTTAATCACTGAGCGGACAGATTTGCTCATATAGTAAAGAGATGGTATGTACTTCTCACCAAGCTCTGGGAAAACACGGAGACTCCTATGGGAGTAAAAGCCCCGGTGAGACCCCACAGCGCGCAGTAGGGGAAGGAAGGCTAAAACCGCGACGTCCTGTCGCAACGCCTTCATGACCCACATCCTGTGGGCCCGAGGCTCAGCAGCGCCCATGGAAAGCGCAGTGTTTTCCCAGAGCGATCGTCTGGGCTGGTCCTCAAATGATTAACGAAAGCTGCGTTGTAAGTGTAATCTATTCAGAAGCCAATTGGAAAGGGGGAGTAGTGTGGTTCGTGTTATTTTTGTTTGTCTGGGTAATATTTGCCGTTCTCCGATGGCAGAGGCTGTTTTTCGGGACATGCTTGAGAAAGAAGGGCTTGAAAAGCAGGTGGTGGTTGACTCAGCCGGTACGGGAAATTGGCATGCGGGAAAGCCGCCGCATGAAGGCACAAGACATATACTGGACCAAAAAGGGATCAGTTATGCTGGCATGAAAGCACGCATGTTTGAACCAGCCGATTGGCATTCATTTGATTATATCATCACGATGGACAGCAGCAATATGAACGACTTGGACAAGGTTCAGCCTGCAGACGATGAAGGTGTCACAGTGGCCAAATTAATGGATTTTGTGCCCGATGCCGAAGACAAAGATGTTCCTGATCCGTACTTCACAGGCAACTTTGAACAGACCTATGCGTTAGTGCAAGCTGGCTGTTTTGAACTTATTAAACATATAAAAGCCAAACACAAACTATAATATAAAAGGAGACATGATGATGGGACGAAATAAATTATTGACAGGTATATTACTGGGAGCTGCAGTTGGAGGTCTGGCTATGCTGTTCGACCGGGAAACACGGGAATACACAGGCAGAAAACTGAGTGCTGCTAAGACAAGCACCGTAAATTGTGTTAAAAACCCGTCAAACACAGTTATGCAATTGCGGACGACAGTGGATAAATACAATACAGCATTTGTTCAGAATGCAGAACAAGCTATTAACGCGCTGGAGCAAGTTGGGGAGACCATCGAGAAGTTTCAGGATAAGTAACAGAACTCCAGCTGCTCAGCCATGTCATTGGAGGGATAGCCATTATAGATCAAATAAAAAACTTCCTGAAAACATTGTTTAAACGAGCAATGGATGCTGATTTATTCGGCATGGCTGCCCAGCTGGCTTACTTCTTTCTCTTGTCTTTGTTTCCGTTTCTCTTATTTACTTTGACAGCGGTTGGTTATCTGCCCTCGAATCAGACGACATCATGGGCTTTATTGAAACTTATGCACCTTCAAGCATTAATGAATTGATTAATACCAACATTAATACGGTCGTTAATAACCAAAATGGGAGTCTGTTGTCCATCAGTGTGATCGGTACGTTATGGGCAGCCTCAAATGCGATTAATGCGATTATGCGTGTGTTCAACAAGGCGTATGAAGTTGAGGAAGACCGTTCCTTTATTGTAGCGCGTCTGATTGCCATCGTTTTAACAATTGGTATGATCGTCGTGATTATTGTCGCTTTTCTGCTCCCGATTTTCGGGAAATTAATTGGGGAATATATCTTTTCATTCATTGGTTTATCGGAAACCTTTATCAACACATGGTCAGCCTTGCGCTGGGTCATGTCTTCACTTGTGTTCTTTATCGTTTTCCTTACGCTGTACCGGCTTGCCCCTAACGTTAAAATATACACTAAAAATGTGATATGGGGTGCTTTGTTTGCGACGGTAAGCTGGCAGATTGCGTCACTGCTCTTCTCTTATTACGTCAGCAACATCAGTAATTATTCGGCGACATATGGGAGTCTTGGGGCCGTCATTGCTCTGATGATCTGGTTCTATATTTCCGGAATTATCATCATCATCGGCGGGCTGATCAACGCTGTTATCCGTAAGATGAAATTAGAACATACATGACGATAATAAAAAAAATCAACCAAATAAGCCCGAACAATGCTGTCTTAGGATGGTTTTGTTCGGGCTTTGTATATTCTAGGCTTGGTCCTATGGTGCTGTTTATCTTTCACTGGATCGGGGTAAGGATAATTACATAAATAGCAGTGATACTTTTGACGACTGAGGTGGACTGGATGAACAAGGTGACGGCAGTATTTTGGTATGCAGCGGCAGGGTGTTTGCTGCTGGTGATTTGGGGGTCTATTGCCCCAACGAATCTCGAAACAGTGACGACGCAGGTGACTCAATTCATTTCTAATACATTTGGATGGTATTATTTGATACTGGTTATGTTAATTATTATTTTTTGTGTGTATCTGATTTTCTCAAAGTACGGCAAGATTACGTTAGGCAAGCCAAACGAAAAGCCAGAGTTTAGTCTGGCCTCCTGGTTTGCTATGTTGTTCAGTGCCGGAATGGGGATCGGGGTCGTCTTTTGGTCGACAGCTGAGCCGGTTACATATGCATTTAAAAATCCGCCCCTCGCTGAAAAGGGGTCAGAGCAAGCGTTAAATGAAGCGCTGCAATACACATTCTTACATTGGGGTGTGAGCGCCTGGGCGATTTATGCGCTTGTCGGACTGGTTCTTGCTTATTTTAAATTCCACAAAGACTACCCTGGTCTTGTGAGTGCAACGCTGATCCCGCTCTTGGGTGAGGATCTGATGAAAGGGTATATGGGGAAAATGATTGACGTTCTTGCCGTTCTCGCGACAGTTGTTGGGGTTGCAGCGGCGCTTGGGTTCGGGTCAGCTCAGATTACAAGCGGCTTTCATTTTTTGTTTGATACGCCGCAGACATTTATGATGCAACTGCTCGTGCTTACCGTTACGACCGTTCTGTTCATCATGTCTGCATGGTCAGGGATTGGCCGCGGGATTAAATATTTGAGCAATATCAATATGGGCCTTGGCACGATTTTATTTATTATGCTATTTGTGATTGGTCCAACTCTGTATATTCTCGACATGTTCACTCAGGCTGTAGGAGGCTATATTTCTGACTTTGTGAATATGAGTTTTCACCTTGCACCGAATAATGAAGGAGAACGGGAATGGATTAACTCATGGACTTTGTTCTACTGGGCATTCTGGATTTCCTGGTCTCCATTTGTCGGAACATTTATCGCGCGTATCTCGAGAGGACGCACGGTTAAAGAATTCATGATGGGTGTCTTGTTTGTTCCTGCGATTGTCTGTTTTATTATTTTCTCGATCTTTGGCGTATCGGCGCTGAATGTAGAGGCCAATGGGTTAGCCAAATTGTCAGAGCTAAAGATTGAAACGATGACATTCGGGATGCTGGAGCAGTACCCGCTTGGTTCAATTATGTCGGTAATGACGATCGTTGTGGTCGCAATTTTCTTCATTACGTCGGCCGATTCGGCTACATTCGTTTTGGGCATGCTCACCACAAATGGACTTGTGAACCCGCACAATAGCGTTAAAATTTCCTGGGGACTGATACAAGCTGCTGTTGCCGCTATTGTTGTTTATTTTGGAGGAACACAAGGGCTGCAAAACACGGTTATCATCTCTGCATTGCCGTTTTCCATTATTATGATCATGATGGGCTTATCGTTTATGAAATCCGCACGGCAGGAAATTAAGAAGAAAGAATGAAAGAACACGCGCGGCATTCGTATGCTGCGCGTGTTCTTTCAGGTTTTTAACAGTCTGAGCCCGTTTAGGATGACAAGGATGGTGCTGCCTTCGTGCCCAATGACGCCAAGTGGTAAGTCAATGACTTGCATGAAGTTGGATGCGATCAGGAGAAGAATAACGCCAAGTGAAAAGTAGACATTTTGCTTAACGATTCTGTTCATCCGCTGTGACAGTTTTCTGGTTTGGGTAATTTTGGACAGATCGTTCTTCATCAAAACCATGTCAGCTGTTTCAAGCGCGACATCTGTGCCTTCCCCCATGGATACGCCGAGGTCGGCTGTTGCCAGGGCTGGCGCGTCATTAATACCGTCACCAATCATAGCCACGCTGCTGTACTTTTCCTTCAAGGCTTTGACTTCTGTCACTTTATGTTCGGGCAGACATTCCGCTACAAATGAGTCGATGCCGGTTTCTTCGGCAATCACCCTGGCCGTTTCAGGATTGTCGCCTGTCAGCATAACGGTATGAATGCCTTGTGATTTCAGGTTGGCAATGGCTGCTTTGGCATCCTCTCTTACAGTGTCCTTAAGAGCGAATAGGGCCACAAGTTCTTGATCACGCTGGACAAAAACCAATGTCTTTCCTTCTCTGGCTAATTTCGCAGCTGCTGCGTTTTGAAATTGATCAGCGTCATGAGTGCCAATAAATGAGGCGTTTCCGATGCGCCATTCATGACCTTCTGCAACAGCTGAGACCCCGTTGCCGCTGTGTGTTTTCATATTATTTACTTGAATGGGAGCAGATTTTCCCGCAGATTGCTCTTTATATCGCGTGATGGCTTGTGCCAATGGATGTGTAGATTCTTCCTCGATTGCGCCTGTAATGTTGATGACATCGTCCCGGTCTACATCCGGGTGGACCAAAACATCTGTCACAACCGGTTTGCCGTTTGTTAATGTGCCTGTTTTATCAAAAGCGATCGCCTTCACATGGTCAAGGTTTTCCAGGTGGACACCGCCCTTAAACAAGACCCCGGCTTTTGCGCTGTTTGAGATCGCAGACAGGGTTGCCGGCATGATCGAGGCAACCAGGGCACAGGGTGAAGCGACCACAAGCAGGATCATTGCCCGGTAAATGCTATCAGTCAAGGACCATCCCAAAACGAGGTAAGGCAAGAACATCATAACAGCAACGACGGCGAGGACGATTTTTACATACAGTCCTTCAAATCGTTCGATAAACAGTTGGGAAGGGGACTTCTCATCTTGTGCGGATTGAACAAGCTGAATGATTTTCTGGAAGAGTGTTTCATCGGCTGTCTTAGTAATTTCAACTGTAATGGTGCCATCAAGCGCTACAGTTCCGGCAAACACATCGGCCTGTTTTGTTTTCTCTACAGGAAGGGATTCTCCGGTTATCGCACTTTCATCAACAGCGGTGGTTCCGGTAACGATTCTTCCATCTGCAGGGATGCGTTCACTTGCCCGCACCAGAATGTGATCGCCAATGGCCAGCTCAGAGACATGCACAGTGCGGTTTCCTGCTGAATCGAGCAGCAAAGCAGTTTCCGGCTGCATATCAACCAAGGATGAGATTTCCTTATGACTCTTATTCATGGTATAGGTTTCCAAAGCACCCGAAAGCGCGAAGATGAATATGAGGATCGCACCCTCCGTCCAGTAGCCGATGATCGCGGATCCAATTGCAGCGAGAAACATAAGTAATTCCACATTGAGATCTCGTTCTTTAATCGTTTCGGTAATCCCTTCTTTTGCTTTGGCATAGCCTCCGATGACAAAGGCGGTAAGGTGCAGTCCAACCCATACCTGATGTGACAGCTGCTGTTCAAATGACCATGCAACCAAGATGATCACACCGCTTATTATGGCGGCCAGCAACTCCCAATGAATGTTCATCCGTTTGAACACACTTTGCTTCTTCTGTTGGTTTTCCGGCTTTTTTTCAGTTGACATATAGCCCTCGGCTTGAGCTTCCATTGATAATACCCTCCTGTAATTGAGAATTGTTTTCATTGTAATTGAGAATGCAAATCACTATTAACTAACATTAAAACCTATAAACACAGTGCTTATGCAACCTATTTATAATTATTATAAACTGATATATAGTTTATATTACCATTTAAAAGTTATAAGTCAACACAAAGAGGACCTATTTCTAAAAAACATGATAAATGCCTGTCAGATGCAAATGGTTGGCAGTCATAGTAAGATGAAAGAAAAGAAGATTGGAGTGCTTAGTAATGTCAAATGGAAAAATGACGTATATGATGAAAGACCAAGGCGTTCGAACTGAATTGTCATACGGAGAATTGAATATTGCAGGTGATGAAACATATGGATTTCGTCCTTATCAGTTACTTGTTTCCTCTGTTGCAGCCTGCAGCAGTTCCGTTTTCCGCAAAATCCTGGAGAAGCAGCGGGTTCAACTGGCTGACATGACAACCACTGCAGAAGTGGAGCGGAATCCAGATGAAGCCAATCGCATCGAGAAAATCAGTCTTGAATATACAGTTAAGGGCTATGATCTTGATCCCGAAAAACTTCATAAGAACATGGCGCTTGCCCGTAAAAACTGCTCAATGGTGCGCTCTGTTGAAGGCAGTATCGAAATTGAGGAGAGCCTCAATATTATTCAATTAAGTCAGTAAGTATAAAAATCATGTGCCTGAAAAAACTATAGGAAAATGAAAGGACTGTGGCACATGATTAAAATGAAGTTTTGGAGTGCGTTTTTCCTTGTGTTCCTAATGCTGTTTGGTCTATCACAGGCAGCTTTTGCGAAAGAAACGGAAGAAAAAAGCAAGGAGAAAGATGAATATGCGGTTCCGGATCATGTTTTAAACATTGGCAAAGAGAACACGTATCCCAATTCCGGTGAAGATCAGGAAGTGGTGGAACCCAGTGGATCTACAAAAGAACTGCTGGATGACTTGGATATGGACATCGACAACCCCGAACTGATCAAGCTGCTGAATGAATCTGACATTGACCCGTCCCCGATCGGCTTCGGCTATCGTGGTATGGTGTACATCGGGCGCTGGGCGCTCAATTACGAATCTGAAGACACGACCATCAACTGGGAGTATCAGCATGTCAATACGAATGAGTTGAACAATATTGGCGGAGATACAGGTCAAAAAATGAGTTATAATCAGAACGAGCAAAAAGATGTTAAAGGCGCCTTAACCGGCAAAATTTCTGATGCTGAAGATGTGAAAAGAATGATGCTGATGAAAGCTGCACACAAAACCAAGCTTTCATTAGCTTTCCAGACAACGATCGGCAAGAATACGAAAAAAGGGAATTCCTATAATATCCCGGTTAAGAAAGCAGCGGAGCTTCAGGCATACGCTCCGGCTGTCAGTGAAAAAGGGCAAGTGACATTTGGCGAGGTGTACTTTCAGTTGAAGGGCACAAAAAAATCACTCGTCATCAAAAATGTCACCAAACAAGGCATCGGCGCCTGGATCCCAATTGAAGACCACCTCTCATTCGCCTTCCAACTCAATTAGTATACACACGCGCTGCACAAAACGTCCCACCAGACAAGCAGCGCGTTTTGTGTTTGCACGAAACCCCTTCACAGACCCTGATCGTGTGTAAGCTTTGCTGTCGTAGAAGACACAAACAGCGGCAGAGAGAAAACTGGAAATGACTGCTTCTGGCAACCGCTCGGGGAAAACACTGCGCTTTCCGCGGGCGCTGCTGAGCCTCCTCGCGCTACCGCACTCCGGGGTCTCACCGAGGCTTATCCTCCCGCTGGAGTCTCCGTGTTTTCCCCGAGCTTAGAGAGAGGGGGTAATTCAGTAACACTTGTGTGAGCAGAACCGCCCAAGCACCTTTTAATGCAGAGTGATTGGAGCGGAGGGAAGTCGACTCCTACCATGAAAATTAAATCTCTTAAGAATCGCAAAAAGACAATATTTAAGTAGACGCAGCTCATGTTTTTTAAAAAAACTAAGATGAGAGCGTCGCTGTATTGGTGCATTTAGGTTAGTATGATAATGTGTTCTTGATCTCCTTCCTAAGACATACGGCATCCGTTATTTATTAAGGCTGGCGCAACAACCAGAATAGGGTTAATCTACCATGAGTGCTTCCCGAATGGGAGCAACAATAAGTGATGCGCCGTGGTCGAAGGAGTCAGACTGCGGGTAGGGCTCTAAGGCACCAAGGAGTATCGACCTTCCTCATCCAGCCGTAGCACTAGTATCGCCACCCTACATCTATTTTCATCCCCTTGTGGTGTATAGCGCTTTTCGCGATACATGGTTGACTGCGGGAACAGCACGAGTCCGAAGACCCCACAGCGGTGGTCTTTCCGCGAGGAGGCTGAGGCCGTGCCCGCGGAAAGCGACTTCCCGCAGCGGAAATCACGGTTCCCTCATGAACTTATACAGGTTTTATTCCTCCCACATAAATTACAGCCATAAATTACAGCTTGCTGAAAAAGTTTTTTGAGTGGGTATTTGTACTAGA contains:
- a CDS encoding lysophospholipid acyltransferase family protein, producing the protein MLLSIRVYLYAGWLVLTSWFKLPKARQLYQKNGLYAEEIFETPKAISRKVLAKTGTRVEVSGVSGIPEGPVLFVANHQGLFDILAFLGFLDRPVGFIAKQEIKRLPVIPQWMDLIHCVFINRKDTRQSVKAIQQGTANLKEGHSMVVFPEGTRSRSHRLNDFKPGSLRLAVKAGCPLCLLQ
- a CDS encoding glutaminase, with amino-acid sequence MVQGIANWSTEQSREWLQSYVDDWVSFYRKHTGEGSVAEYIPQLATADPDALGITIIGRNGIKVSSGDVDLPFTIQSISKVISFIVACMDRGVSYMLDRVDVEPTGEAFNSIMHLEMKQVRKPLNPFVNAGAITVTSTLEGKTSDEKMESIFALLEKLLGYRPALNIDVYESERDSSMRNRAIGYYLLETGFLESDMNTTLETYFKQCSIEITVQDLARIGLILANDGEDVETNEEIIPRPIARITKALMLTCGMYDASGKFATYVGIPAKSGVSGGIIGAVPPRVREEVLPFMEGCGIGVYGPALDDNGNSVSGIRLLRHIASQWDLSIF
- a CDS encoding SOS response-associated peptidase; the encoded protein is MCGRYTLLAEERDIQETFGLSDGISEYEPSYNVAPGQNVLSIIHDGKEKRGGYMRWGLVPSWAKDPKIGYKMINARSESAHEKPSFKSLMARKRCLIIADSFYEWQASQDGKQPKRIQTEDGSLFAFAGLWDKWQQGDEVLFTCTILTRDANTFMQDIHHRMPIILPKGKEADWIAPTVYRPEEAQAFLTSLTSVPLKAHNVSTYVNSAKHNDPECITPLTSN
- a CDS encoding low molecular weight protein-tyrosine-phosphatase, whose translation is MVRVIFVCLGNICRSPMAEAVFRDMLEKEGLEKQVVVDSAGTGNWHAGKPPHEGTRHILDQKGISYAGMKARMFEPADWHSFDYIITMDSSNMNDLDKVQPADDEGVTVAKLMDFVPDAEDKDVPDPYFTGNFEQTYALVQAGCFELIKHIKAKHKL
- a CDS encoding YtxH domain-containing protein, whose protein sequence is MGRNKLLTGILLGAAVGGLAMLFDRETREYTGRKLSAAKTSTVNCVKNPSNTVMQLRTTVDKYNTAFVQNAEQAINALEQVGETIEKFQDK
- a CDS encoding YihY/virulence factor BrkB family protein, with translation MRHGCPAGLLLSLVFVSVSLIYFDSGWLSALESDDIMGFIETYAPSSINELINTNINTVVNNQNGSLLSISVIGTLWAASNAINAIMRVFNKAYEVEEDRSFIVARLIAIVLTIGMIVVIIVAFLLPIFGKLIGEYIFSFIGLSETFINTWSALRWVMSSLVFFIVFLTLYRLAPNVKIYTKNVIWGALFATVSWQIASLLFSYYVSNISNYSATYGSLGAVIALMIWFYISGIIIIIGGLINAVIRKMKLEHT
- a CDS encoding BCCT family transporter — encoded protein: MNKVTAVFWYAAAGCLLLVIWGSIAPTNLETVTTQVTQFISNTFGWYYLILVMLIIIFCVYLIFSKYGKITLGKPNEKPEFSLASWFAMLFSAGMGIGVVFWSTAEPVTYAFKNPPLAEKGSEQALNEALQYTFLHWGVSAWAIYALVGLVLAYFKFHKDYPGLVSATLIPLLGEDLMKGYMGKMIDVLAVLATVVGVAAALGFGSAQITSGFHFLFDTPQTFMMQLLVLTVTTVLFIMSAWSGIGRGIKYLSNINMGLGTILFIMLFVIGPTLYILDMFTQAVGGYISDFVNMSFHLAPNNEGEREWINSWTLFYWAFWISWSPFVGTFIARISRGRTVKEFMMGVLFVPAIVCFIIFSIFGVSALNVEANGLAKLSELKIETMTFGMLEQYPLGSIMSVMTIVVVAIFFITSADSATFVLGMLTTNGLVNPHNSVKISWGLIQAAVAAIVVYFGGTQGLQNTVIISALPFSIIMIMMGLSFMKSARQEIKKKE
- a CDS encoding heavy metal translocating P-type ATPase; this encodes MEAQAEGYMSTEKKPENQQKKQSVFKRMNIHWELLAAIISGVIILVAWSFEQQLSHQVWVGLHLTAFVIGGYAKAKEGITETIKERDLNVELLMFLAAIGSAIIGYWTEGAILIFIFALSGALETYTMNKSHKEISSLVDMQPETALLLDSAGNRTVHVSELAIGDHILVRASERIPADGRIVTGTTAVDESAITGESLPVEKTKQADVFAGTVALDGTITVEITKTADETLFQKIIQLVQSAQDEKSPSQLFIERFEGLYVKIVLAVVAVMMFLPYLVLGWSLTDSIYRAMILLVVASPCALVASIMPATLSAISNSAKAGVLFKGGVHLENLDHVKAIAFDKTGTLTNGKPVVTDVLVHPDVDRDDVINITGAIEEESTHPLAQAITRYKEQSAGKSAPIQVNNMKTHSGNGVSAVAEGHEWRIGNASFIGTHDADQFQNAAAAKLAREGKTLVFVQRDQELVALFALKDTVREDAKAAIANLKSQGIHTVMLTGDNPETARVIAEETGIDSFVAECLPEHKVTEVKALKEKYSSVAMIGDGINDAPALATADLGVSMGEGTDVALETADMVLMKNDLSKITQTRKLSQRMNRIVKQNVYFSLGVILLLIASNFMQVIDLPLGVIGHEGSTILVILNGLRLLKT
- a CDS encoding OsmC family protein, giving the protein MTYMMKDQGVRTELSYGELNIAGDETYGFRPYQLLVSSVAACSSSVFRKILEKQRVQLADMTTTAEVERNPDEANRIEKISLEYTVKGYDLDPEKLHKNMALARKNCSMVRSVEGSIEIEESLNIIQLSQ
- a CDS encoding YfkD family protein, translated to MIKMKFWSAFFLVFLMLFGLSQAAFAKETEEKSKEKDEYAVPDHVLNIGKENTYPNSGEDQEVVEPSGSTKELLDDLDMDIDNPELIKLLNESDIDPSPIGFGYRGMVYIGRWALNYESEDTTINWEYQHVNTNELNNIGGDTGQKMSYNQNEQKDVKGALTGKISDAEDVKRMMLMKAAHKTKLSLAFQTTIGKNTKKGNSYNIPVKKAAELQAYAPAVSEKGQVTFGEVYFQLKGTKKSLVIKNVTKQGIGAWIPIEDHLSFAFQLN